The following are encoded together in the Acidovorax sp. KKS102 genome:
- a CDS encoding ABC transporter ATP-binding protein: MSDVILETNSLTKEFKGFTAVSDVNLAVRRGSIHALIGPNGAGKTTCFNLLTKFLEPTSGVIRFNGHDITREQPAQIARRGVIRSFQISAVFPHLTLIENVRLGLQRKLGTSFHFWRSERTLRQLDDRAMQLLTEVGLEDLADEVTVNLPYGRKRALEIATTLSMEPELMLLDEPTQGMGHEDVDRVTQLIKKVSAGRTILMVEHNMKVVSTIADRITVLQRGAVLAEGPYAEVSNNPQVMEAYMGTTDGQLQGAH, from the coding sequence ATGAGCGACGTCATTCTTGAAACCAACAGCCTGACCAAAGAGTTCAAGGGCTTCACCGCCGTCAGTGACGTGAACCTGGCCGTTCGGCGCGGGTCCATCCACGCGCTGATCGGCCCCAACGGTGCAGGCAAGACCACGTGCTTCAACCTGCTCACCAAGTTTCTGGAGCCGACTTCGGGTGTCATCCGCTTCAACGGGCATGACATCACGCGGGAGCAGCCCGCGCAGATCGCACGCCGCGGGGTGATCCGTTCGTTCCAGATTTCGGCGGTGTTCCCGCACCTCACACTCATCGAGAACGTGCGCCTGGGCCTGCAGCGCAAGCTGGGCACGTCGTTCCACTTCTGGCGCAGCGAGCGCACCTTGCGGCAGCTGGACGACCGCGCCATGCAACTGCTGACCGAGGTGGGGCTGGAAGACCTGGCCGATGAGGTGACCGTGAACCTGCCCTATGGCCGCAAGCGCGCACTGGAGATCGCCACCACGCTGTCGATGGAGCCCGAGCTGATGCTGCTGGACGAGCCCACCCAGGGCATGGGCCACGAAGACGTGGACCGCGTCACGCAGCTCATCAAGAAGGTTTCTGCCGGCCGCACCATCCTGATGGTGGAGCACAACATGAAGGTGGTCTCCACCATCGCAGACCGTATCACGGTGCTGCAGCGCGGCGCCGTGCTGGCCGAAGGGCCCTACGCAGAAGTCTCCAACAACCCCCAAGTCATGGAAGCCTACATGGGCACGACCGACGGCCAACTGCAGGGAGCGCACTGA
- a CDS encoding branched-chain amino acid ABC transporter permease encodes MEIFGVSLPGLLSQLLLGLVNGSFYAILSLGLAVIFGLLNVINFAHGALFMTGALLTWMAMNYFGINYWLMLVLAPLVVGLFGVLIERLLLRWIYKLDHLYGLLLTLGLTLLIEGVFRSIYGVSGLGYDTPELLEGATNLGFMIMPNYRAWVVVASVVVCIGTWYVIEKTKLGAYLRAGTENPRLVEAFGINVPVMVTLTYAFGAALAAFAGVLAAPVYQVTPLMGQNLIIVVFAVVVIGGMGSIMGSILTGLGLGVIEGFTKVFYPEASSTVVFVIMVIVLLIRPAGLFGKEK; translated from the coding sequence ATGGAAATCTTTGGTGTCTCACTGCCCGGCCTGTTGAGCCAGCTCCTTCTGGGGCTGGTCAACGGATCGTTCTACGCAATCCTCAGCCTGGGGCTGGCTGTGATCTTTGGCCTGCTCAACGTCATCAACTTTGCGCACGGCGCACTGTTCATGACCGGGGCGTTGCTGACCTGGATGGCCATGAATTACTTTGGCATCAACTACTGGTTGATGCTGGTGCTGGCACCGCTGGTGGTGGGCCTGTTCGGTGTGCTGATCGAGCGCCTGCTGCTGCGCTGGATCTACAAGCTCGACCATCTGTACGGCCTGCTGCTCACGCTGGGCCTGACCCTGCTGATCGAAGGCGTGTTCCGCTCCATCTATGGCGTGTCGGGCCTGGGCTACGACACCCCCGAACTGCTGGAAGGCGCGACCAACCTCGGCTTCATGATCATGCCCAACTACCGCGCGTGGGTGGTCGTGGCCTCGGTGGTGGTGTGTATCGGCACCTGGTACGTGATCGAAAAAACCAAACTCGGCGCCTATCTGCGGGCCGGTACCGAAAACCCGCGCCTAGTGGAAGCCTTCGGCATCAACGTGCCGGTGATGGTGACACTGACCTACGCCTTTGGTGCTGCCCTGGCCGCCTTCGCGGGGGTGCTGGCTGCTCCCGTGTACCAGGTCACGCCGCTCATGGGGCAGAACCTCATCATCGTGGTGTTTGCCGTGGTGGTGATTGGCGGCATGGGCTCCATCATGGGCTCCATCCTCACCGGGCTGGGCCTGGGGGTCATCGAAGGCTTCACCAAGGTGTTCTACCCCGAGG
- a CDS encoding ABC transporter substrate-binding protein, translated as MKKQLKVLALMLGVAGLATSAAHAQDKVKIGFITDMSSLYADVEGKNGAVAIQMAIDDFGGKVLGQPIELISADHQNKADIAASKAREWIDTQGVTMVFGGTNSGTALATAKVAAEKKRVYINNGAATSALTNEQCSPYTVHYAYDTVALAKGTGSAIVDGGGKSWYFLTADYAFGHALEADTTAVVKAKGGNVVGAVRHPLNASDFSSFLLQAQNSKAQILGLANAGGDTINSIKAAKEFGIGKSMKLAGLLIFISDVHSLGLRNTEGLQFTTSWYWDLNDETRKFSARFFEKTKRMPTEIQAADYSATMNYLKAVEAAKSVDADKVMTTWRGMKMNDFFGSGQLRADGRYVHDMYLMEVKKPAESTKPWDYYKLIKKLPGDSVFTTKAESKCPLWK; from the coding sequence ATGAAGAAACAACTCAAAGTGCTGGCACTGATGCTGGGCGTTGCAGGTCTGGCCACGTCGGCCGCGCACGCGCAGGACAAGGTCAAGATCGGTTTCATCACCGACATGTCCAGCCTGTATGCGGACGTGGAAGGCAAGAACGGTGCGGTCGCCATCCAGATGGCGATTGACGATTTCGGAGGCAAGGTACTGGGCCAGCCGATCGAGCTGATCTCTGCGGACCACCAGAACAAGGCCGACATCGCAGCCTCCAAGGCGCGCGAATGGATCGACACCCAGGGTGTGACGATGGTCTTCGGCGGCACCAACTCCGGTACCGCACTGGCCACGGCCAAGGTGGCAGCCGAGAAGAAGCGCGTCTACATCAACAACGGCGCTGCCACCTCGGCCCTGACCAACGAGCAGTGCTCGCCCTACACCGTGCACTATGCGTACGACACCGTGGCACTGGCCAAGGGCACGGGCTCGGCCATTGTGGACGGTGGTGGCAAGAGCTGGTACTTCCTGACGGCAGACTACGCCTTCGGCCATGCGCTCGAAGCCGACACCACCGCCGTGGTCAAGGCCAAGGGCGGCAACGTGGTGGGTGCTGTGCGCCACCCGCTGAACGCGTCGGACTTCTCGTCCTTCCTGCTGCAGGCACAGAACTCCAAGGCGCAAATCCTGGGCCTGGCCAATGCAGGTGGTGACACCATCAACTCCATCAAGGCTGCCAAAGAGTTCGGCATCGGCAAGAGCATGAAGCTCGCCGGCCTGCTGATCTTCATCTCCGACGTGCACAGTCTGGGCCTGCGCAACACCGAAGGCCTGCAGTTCACCACCAGCTGGTACTGGGACCTGAACGACGAGACCCGCAAGTTCTCGGCCCGCTTCTTCGAGAAGACCAAGCGCATGCCGACCGAAATCCAGGCGGCTGACTACTCGGCCACCATGAACTACCTCAAGGCCGTGGAAGCCGCCAAGTCGGTGGACGCCGACAAGGTCATGACCACATGGCGCGGCATGAAGATGAACGACTTCTTCGGCTCGGGCCAGCTGCGCGCCGACGGCCGTTATGTGCACGACATGTACCTGATGGAAGTGAAAAAGCCTGCAGAGTCCACCAAGCCCTGGGACTACTACAAGCTGATCAAGAAGCTGCCTGGTGACTCCGTGTTCACCACCAAGGCCGAGAGCAAGTGCCCGCTCTGGAAGTAA
- a CDS encoding ABC transporter ATP-binding protein, giving the protein MAGVPALEIKNLEAWYGESHVLHGVDIVVQPGEVVTLLGRNGAGRTTTMRAIMGLTGARKGSVKINGVETVNMPTHRIAHLGVGYCPEERGIFSSLSCEENLLLPPALKTKTPGMSVQEIYAMFPNLAERKNSQGTRLSGGEQQMLAVARILRTGANLLLLDEISEGLAPVIVQALARMITMLRQKGYTVVMVEQNFRFAAPLADRFYVMEHGRIVEKFGAAELEAKMPVLNELLGV; this is encoded by the coding sequence ATGGCTGGCGTTCCTGCACTCGAAATCAAGAACCTCGAAGCCTGGTACGGCGAGTCGCATGTGCTGCATGGCGTGGACATCGTCGTCCAGCCGGGCGAGGTGGTCACGCTGCTGGGCCGCAACGGCGCGGGCCGCACCACCACCATGCGCGCCATCATGGGCCTGACCGGCGCACGCAAGGGCTCGGTCAAGATCAACGGCGTGGAAACCGTGAACATGCCCACGCACCGCATTGCGCACCTGGGCGTGGGCTATTGCCCCGAAGAGCGGGGCATCTTCTCCAGCCTGTCGTGCGAAGAAAACCTGCTGCTGCCCCCCGCGCTCAAGACCAAGACCCCGGGCATGTCGGTGCAAGAGATCTACGCCATGTTCCCCAACCTGGCCGAGCGCAAGAACAGCCAGGGCACGCGCCTCTCGGGGGGCGAGCAGCAGATGCTGGCCGTGGCCCGCATCCTGCGCACTGGCGCCAATCTGCTGCTGCTCGATGAAATCTCCGAAGGCCTGGCGCCCGTCATCGTGCAGGCCCTCGCCCGCATGATCACCATGCTGCGCCAGAAGGGCTACACCGTGGTCATGGTCGAGCAGAACTTCCGCTTTGCCGCGCCGCTGGCCGACCGCTTTTACGTGATGGAGCACGGCCGCATCGTGGAGAAGTTCGGCGCCGCCGAGCTGGAGGCCAAGATGCCCGTGCTCAACGAACTGCTGGGCGTCTGA